The segment CCCCGACGGAACGCTGGGCGACGCGTTTGAGGTCAGCATTCCCCGCCCACGCGACCGGATGGAGATGAACCACGACGACACCTTCAAGGCGCTGCGGGCGCAGGTGACCAAATACCTGATGGACGTGGGCATCGAGGCCAAGATCGAGGAAACCCGCACCCTGCCCAACGTCACTCCGATCCATGGCGTACCCGCAGCGGTGGCTGCGGCACAGGAAGGCATGATCGAAGAGCGGTTCCTGGACTTCAGCCAGTTGCACAAGATCTACCCGACGCCCAAAGGGCCGCTCACCGTGGTTGAAGACTTTGATCTCAAGGTCAACCGCGGCGAATTCATCTCTTTGATCGGCCATTCCGGCTGCGGGAAATCCACAGTTCTGACTATGGCGGCAGGACTCAATTCTATCTCCAAGGGTGGTATTCGTCTGGACGGACGGCATGTCGAAGGCGCTGACCCCGAACGCGCCGTGGTGTTCCAGTCACCCAACCTGTTCCCTTGGCTGACCGCGCGCGAAAACGTCGCGATTGGCGTCGACAAGGTGTATCCGCGCGCCTCACAGGGCGAACGGCAGGACGTCGTCGAATATTACCTCGAACGCGTCGGTCTGGGCGACAGCATGAACAAGATGGCGTCGTCGATGTCGAACGGCATGCGCCAGCGCGTCGGCATCGCCCGCGCTTTTGCCCTGTCACCGAAACTGCTGCTGCTGGATGAACCGTTTGGCATGCTCGACAGCCTGACCCGGTGGGAGTTGCAAGAGGTGCTGATGGAGGTGTGGTCACGCACCAAGGTCACCGCGATCTGCGTCACCCATGACGTCGACGAAGCGATCCTGCTGGCCGACCGCGTGGTGATGATGACCAACGGCCCGCAGGCCACCATCGGCAAGATCGTCAATGTCGATCTGCCCCGCCCCCGCAC is part of the Puniceibacterium sp. IMCC21224 genome and harbors:
- a CDS encoding ABC transporter ATP-binding protein codes for the protein MDILSFQNVSKGYGEGLNRAEVLRNINLNVRDGEFLAILGFSGSGKSTIMNLMAGLDTPDKGSVMFKGAPVTEPGPERGLVFQNYSLMPWLTVRGNVMLAVDSVFPQMPKAEKLAKADHYIAMVGLSHAALRRPSELSGGMRQRVSVARALAMSPEMLLLDEPLSALDALSRANLADEILDIWETDKKTVVLITNDVDEAIIMADRIIPLNPDGTLGDAFEVSIPRPRDRMEMNHDDTFKALRAQVTKYLMDVGIEAKIEETRTLPNVTPIHGVPAAVAAAQEGMIEERFLDFSQLHKIYPTPKGPLTVVEDFDLKVNRGEFISLIGHSGCGKSTVLTMAAGLNSISKGGIRLDGRHVEGADPERAVVFQSPNLFPWLTARENVAIGVDKVYPRASQGERQDVVEYYLERVGLGDSMNKMASSMSNGMRQRVGIARAFALSPKLLLLDEPFGMLDSLTRWELQEVLMEVWSRTKVTAICVTHDVDEAILLADRVVMMTNGPQATIGKIVNVDLPRPRTRKALLEHPDYYLYREQVLSFLEEYEHGAKGKSAPAPADEDKKSTDQQEAA